The Pleuronectes platessa chromosome 13, fPlePla1.1, whole genome shotgun sequence genome includes a window with the following:
- the LOC128454241 gene encoding uncharacterized protein LOC128454241 isoform X8 encodes MEPCMLRPEVKKKPKLPKPPPKPSEIKRSDPENPTPVVPPRPSAAELSQTQFRTHRTAAINNEDDGRRDRKEKSSESPVAAPRRREKELDTTSGSQRRRTHIEDAQRDTNKPAAAKDEADFKQNNPPVLTGMFQRSQKEKSSNFTSYLDDCDKEETSVDVTAKQAPGSKPGVLKGVMKGLQFKSSPKVSRDQSPGPGSEDGDAEKEQTSEKEKHKPEKNTESKQDKGSLLTGMFRKTPKEKLYPSLSQVSKTESDCEEGEEKSSEQPQEKGGLFSGIFKKPDKPADETPAQENLSAHSDLSASSDSLSENHKEKGGIFSGMFKKSQKRAEEAQTDEDQRDEESGSSDDLSEASKQDKGGFFSGILRKPHKVPAEGTSGQENLSEQKHLSASSDSLSEASGTKEKGGAFGGIFKKSSKPADGASAEKQDTEATGSSEAPSENNTKEKVGIFGGIFKKPTKAAEAAQSEEDRPPELSGSSESLSENKQEKGSGLFGHLLKKTPKASGEKSESPEREESEMSSSSEDLTEKSSTKEKNIFSNMFKKQQKPAEGAAAEKEQEGKGGEEFSGSCENLTDTSVQKEKKGGLGGIFKRSSSIDNLFDEEKGGLFSGLLKKTPKAPGEEAEDRDERKELTASNDSLSENTNTKEKSIFSGMFKKTPKAAEGAADEDSNSGEDKNLSASTENLLEANKAKEKSGGLAGIFKKSPKPAHRSVAVKDPLRDSKGLSSSRDSLTDAGEEDQRETSASTENLTEASSNTKETKGGFSGMFRRTPKILEPQESVDMEAPQGGGLRRRRTIKKKRRVVSFRIKKTLPKMPKISQSSDKMPIIGEIVEMQELNSEPESTVEVQPAVMAAYPTEGDPPQPEPEIDELTEWWNTVKGWAEWSEIANFQPEDGEMALEQAADRVYMAARLFVRLFNKRGGSLQGRILELLSLADAADEFHRKTVSAAVGGGVASVCGSIATITGLILAPFTFGASIIVTAVGIGVATAGSITSATANITDAVHSNTDRKKLEKMIKDYQEEITDIRECMEFVQEGMNTLEEWDFEKYSQSAAKKALNHNIKHVMKEGGRAGKALMINTDKLISTVQILGAAGGAAKAAQAISVTTGVMSALFLALDVFFLAKDSRELHKGAKTKFATKIREVCKDLQGGLLELNKVKTQLQKTMDGIELEEYEEIEEVEVEVDEDYESDPKKLAELEQELDLMEEKLDKKFEEVQKETLQSQKEEKSVKRKEDPENKDQKEKNEEETGEDDSKEEGKKESEMEKDEENQTESKVVKQPEKEKEKKNEKIAKAAKEEVLKEESQKGRKKDKEMENRITAVKGIYETKRDKTKEEKLKREEAEKRPDDSKREDRSGKTSSERVRAERESQRTKSSREEERGMRQEGETAGKEKEEESGSTRRHSSRSKQEGERHSEYKTRETDKERGSSSSKDMERLARRESDRTERSRRPEEERGVKDWRADMSREERRGSKEGRERGTKQEDPGKRESQRSHQRSHHRREQEEKRGSRVESARRQFERAGGEGGQQQQQQEEEEEGRKRREDGGSRRRDREKRGSERIREDERASRPGSGALLDDGLYI; translated from the exons ATGGAGCCGTGCATGCTGAGGCCAGAGGTCAAGAAGAAACCTAAGCTG CCTAAACCTCCACCGAAGCCCAGTGAG ATTAAGAGAAGTGACCCAGAGAACCCGACTCCTGTGGTTCCTCCTCGACCTTCAGCCGCT GAACTTTCTCAGACACAATTCAGAACACACAGAACAGCAGCAATAAACAATGAG GATGAtgggagaagagacagaaaagagaagTCGTCTGAATCTCCTGTGGCTGCACCTCGACGCAGAGAAAAG GAACTGGACACAACAAGCGGCAGCCAGCGCAGGAGGACACACATTGAGGACGCGCAg AGAGACACTAACAAACCAGCAGCTGCTAAAGATGAAGCAGATTTCAAACAG AACAACCCTCCGGTCCTGACGGGAATGTTCCAACGGAGCCAGAAAGAGAAATCCTCCAATTTCACT agttATCTGGACGACTGTGACAAGGAGGAAACAAGCGTTGACGTCACGGCCAAACAGGCTCCCGGCAGCAAAccg GGCGTTCTGAAGGGAGTAATGAAAGGTTTGCAATTCAAGTCGTCACCTAAG GTCAGCAGAGATCAGAGTCCAGGTCCCGGCTCAGAGGACGGAGACGcagaaaaagaacaaacttcagaaaaagagaaacacaagccggagaaaaacacagaatccaAACAG GACAAAGGAAGTCTGCTCACTGGGATGTTCCGCAAAACACCCAAAGAGAAGTTATATCCTTCCCTGTCG CAGGTCAGTAAAACAGAGAGTGATTgtgaagagggggaggagaagtcATCTGAGCAGCCTCAG GAGAAGGGAGGCCTCTTCTCTGGAATCTTTAAAAAACCAGACAAACCAGCAGATGAGACTCCTGCTCAG GAGAATCTGAGCGCTCACAGTGATCTGTCAGCGAGCAGCGACAGTTTGTCTGAGAACCACAAG GAAAAAGGAGGAATCTTCAGCGGGATGTTCAAGAAAAGTCAGAAACGAGCAGAAGAAGCTCAGACCGACGag GATCAACGTGACGAGGAGTCGGGCAGCAGCGATGATCTGTCTGAAGCCTCCAA GCAGGACAAAGGAGGGTTTTTCAGCGGGATTCTCCGGAAGCCTCACAAGGTTCCTGCCGAGGGAACATCTGGGCAG GAGAATCTGTCGGAACAGAAACATCTGTCAGCGAGCAGCGACAGCCTGTCGGAGGCGTCCGGCACAAAG GAGAAGGGGGGTGCGTTCGGGGGAATATTCAAGAAGTCGTCCAAACCTGCAGATGGAGCGTCTGCAGAGAAA CAGGACACTGAGGCGACCGGCAGCAGTGAAGCTCCGTCTGAGAACAACACCAAG gaaaAAGTTGGAATATTTGGTGGAATATTCAAAAAGCCGACCAAAGCTGCAGAAGCTGCTCAGTCTGAGGAG GACCGACCTCCTGAGCTCTCAGGCAGCAGTGAGAGTCTCTCTGAGAACAAGCAG GAGAAAGGTTCCGGTCTGTTCGGCCATCTCCTCAAGAAGACTCCCAAAGCCTCGGGAGAGAAGTCCGAGTCTCCG gaaagagaagagagcgagATGTCGAGCAGCAGCGAGGACCTGACGGAGAAGAGCTCCACCAAG GAGAAAAATATTTTCAGCAACATGTTTaagaagcagcagaaaccagcagagggcgctgcagCAGAGAAG gagcaggaaggaaAAGGTGGAGAagagttttctggaagctgtgAGAATCTGACGGACACGAGCGTCCAGAAG gagaagaaaggaggCCTCGGTGGAATATTCAAAAGATCCTCGAGCATCGACAACCTGTTCGATGAG GAGAAAGGTGGACTTTTCAGCGGCCTCCTCAAGAAAACACCCAAAGCGCCAGGAGAGGAAGCGGAG GACAGAGACGAGAGGAAGGAGCTGACAGCGAGTAACGACAGTTTGTCCGAGAACACGAACACAAAG GAGAAAAGTATTTTCAGTGGGATGTTTAAGAAAACTCCAAAAGCAGCAGAGGGAGCCGCAGACGAG GACTCAAACTCCGGTGAAGATAAGAATTTATCAGCCAGCACTGAAAACCTCTTAGAAGCAAACAAAGCGAAG GAGAAAAGTGGAGGACTTGCAGGGATCTTCAAAAAATCCCCCAAACCGGCTCATCGCTCTGTGGCCGTGAAG GATCCGCTCAGGGACTCAAAGGGCCTGTCCTCCAGCAGGGACTCTCTCACAGATGCTGGCGAG GAGGATCAGCGTGAGACGTCTGCCAGCACCGAGAACCTGACTGAAGCTTCAAGCAACACGAAG GAGACTAAAGGAGGATTTTCTGGGATGTTCAGGAGGACGCCGAAAATTCTGGAGCCACAG GAGAGCGTGGACATGGAGGCTCCACAGGGAGGAGGGCTGAGACGCAGGAGGACGATCAAGAAGAAAAGACGA GTTGTGTCTTTCAGAATCAAGAAAACTCTTCCTAAGATGCCAAAGATTTCACAG TCGTCAGATAAGATGCCCATCATCGGGGAGATCGTGGAGATGCAGGAGCTGAACTCGGAACCG GAGAGCACAGTGGAGGTCCAGCCTGCGGTGATGGCAGCGTACCCGACAGAGGGCGACCCCCCTCAGCCCGAGCCG gagATCGATGAACTGACAGAGTGGTGGAACACAGTGAAAG GTTGGGCCGAGTGGAGCGAGATCGCTAACTTCCAGCCGGAGGATGGAGAAAT ggctCTGGAGCAGGCGGCCGATCGTGTCTACATGGCCGCTCGTCTCTTCGTGCGTCTCTTCAACAAGCGGGGGGGGTCCTTACAGGGACGCATCCTGGAGCTCCTGTCCCTGGCCGACGCCGCCGATGAGTTCCACAGGAAGACGGTGTCGGCGGCGGTGGGCGGCGGCGTGGCCAGCGTCTGCGGCAGCATAGCCACGATCACGGGGCTGATTCTGGCTCCCTTCACATTCGGCGCCTCCATCATCGTCACGGCGGTGGGGATAGGCGTGGCCACGGCGGGCAGCATCACCTCGGCCACGGCCAACATCACGGACGCGGTTCACTCCAACACGGACCGAAAGAAGCTGGAGAAGATGATCAAGGACTACCAGGAGGAGATCACAGACATCAGGGAGTGCATGGAGTTTGTGCAG GAAGGTATGAACACCCTCGAGGAGTGGGACTTTGAAAAGTATTCTCAGAGCGCTGCCAAAAAGGCGCTGAACCACAACATCAAGCATGTGATGAAGGAGGGCGGCCGCGCTGGGAAGGCCTTGATGATCAACACCGACAAGCTCATCAGCACCGTGCAGATTCTGGGCGCGGCAGGCGGCGCCGCCAAAGCTGCCCAGGCCATCAGCGTGACCACGGGGGTGATGTCGGCCCTCTTCCTGGCTCTGGACGTGTTCTTCCTCGCCAAGGACTCCCGCGAGCTCCACAAAGGCGCCAAAACCAAATTCGCCACCAAGATCAGGGAGGTTTGTAAAGACCTCCAGGGCGGCCTCCTGGAGCTCAACAAGGTCAAGACGCAGCTTCAGAAAACCATGGACGGCATCGAGTTGGAGGAGTACGAGGAGatcgaggaggtggaggtggaggtcgaCGAAGATTATGAGTCGGATCCGAAGAAGCTGGccgagctggagcaggagctggacctCATGGAGGAGAAACTGGACAAGAAGTTCGAGGAGGTGCAGAAGGAAACTCTGCAAAgccagaaggaggagaagagcgtgaagagaaaagaggatcCAGAGAATAAAGACCAAAAGGAGAAgaatgaggaggagacaggggaAGATGACTCaaaggaggagggaaagaaggaAAGTGAGATGGAAAAGGATGAAGAAAACCAAACCGAGTCCAAAGTGGTGAAGCAAcctgagaaggagaaggagaagaaaaatgaGAAAATTGCCAAAGCAGCTAAAGAGGAAGTCTTAAAGGAAGAATCtcagaaaggaagaaaaaaagacaaggaaATGGAAAACCGGATAACGGCTGTGAAAGGGATTTATGAGACCAAGCGAGACAAGACAAAAGAAGAGAAACTGAAACGGGAGGAAGCTGAGAAGAGACCGGACGATTCAAAACGAGAGGACCGGAGCGGAAAGACGAGTTCAGAGAGAGTccgggcggagagagagagtcagagaacaaagagcagcagagaggaggaaagagggatgAGGCAAGAGGGGGAAACAGCGggcaaagagaaggaggaggaaagtggGAGCACGAGGAggcacagcagcaggagcaagcaggagggagagagacacagtgaataTAAAACGAGAGAAACTGacaaggagagaggaagcagcagcagcaaggacATGGAGAGACTCGCCCGAAGAGAAAGTGACAGAACGGAGAGATCGAGGAGGCcagaggaggagcgaggggTGAAAGACTGGAGGGCTGacatgagcagagaggagaggagagggagcaaagaagggagggagagagggacgaaACAAGAGGACCCGGGAAAGAGAGAGTCCCAGCGAAGCCACCAGAGGAGTCACCacaggagagagcaggaggagaagcgaGGGAGCCGGGTGGAGAGCGCGAGGAGGCAGTTTGAGAGAGCGGGGGGcgagggggggcagcagcagcagcagcaggaggaggaggaggaggggaggaagaggagagaggatggagggagtcggaggagggacagagagaagaggggaagtGAGAGAATCAGAGAGGACGAACGAGCATCCAGACCTGGATCCGGAGCTCTGCTGGACGACGGACTCTATATTTAG